GTCGAACACGGCCTTGAGCTCTTCCACCAGAAAGGTGATGTCGCCGCCCTTGCGGAACACGGCCGACACGATGCGCGTGAGCGCCACGATCCACTGGAAGTGCTCCATGCTCTTGGAGTTGATGAAGATCTCGAAGGGTCTGTAGTGCTCGTGCTCGGTGCCGGCGTTCAGCACGATGTCGTTGATGGTCAGATACAGGGCATGTTCGGTGAGCGGGGTTTTGATTTTGTAGGTGGTGCCGCGCAGGGTCTCGGGCCGCTCCAGCTTTTCGTGCATCTGGATGACTTTGGCGCTTTGCCGCTCGGCGTTTTCTGCCGCCGGCGTTTCGGTTTTGGGCCCGCTGGTGCGGGCCGGCTCGTCGGCGCCGACCACGCTGTAACCGGTGATTTTCTTTTCGATGCGAATGGTCATGGGTTGATTCCTGGCGATCAGAACTTGCCGTAGTAGCCTTCCTTGAGGGCGTCGAACAGGTTGGCGGCGCTGTGCAGCTCGCCGTCGTATTCGATTTCTTCGTTGCCCTTGGCCTCGATGACGGTGCCATCTTCCAGCTCGAAGCGGTAGGTAGTGTTTTCCAGGTCCTTTTCCTTGACCAGCACGCCCTGGAAGGCGGCCGGGTTGAAGCGGAAGGTGGTGCAGCCTTTCAGACCCTGGTCGTAGGCGTACAGGTAAATGTTCTTGAAATCCTCGAACGGGTAGTCCGTGGGCACATTGGCGGTCTTGGAGATGGACGAGTCGATCCAGCGCTGCGAGGCGGCCTGGATGTCGACGTGCGCCTTGGGGGTGATGTCCTCGGCGGTGATGAAGTAGTCCGGCAGTTGCTCGGCCGGGTCGGCGCTGCCCGGGATGGCGCGCGGGTTGACCAGGTGGCGGTAGGCCAGCAGCTCATACGAGAACACGTCCACCTTTTCCTTGGTCTTGCGACCCTCGCGGATGACGTTGCGGAAGTAGTGGTGGGCGAAGCTGGGCTCGATGCCGTTGCTGGCGTTGTTGGCCAGCGACAGGGAGATGGTGCCGGTCGGCGCGATGGAGCTGTGGTGGGTGAAGCGGGCGCCGCGCTGGGCAATGGCCTCGATCAGGTCCGGGCGCACGCCGCCGACGCGCTGCATGTAGCGGCTGTAGCGGGCCAGCAGCACGCGGCCGGGCAGCTTGTCGCCCAGCTTGTGGCCGTCGGCGGTCAGTTCCGGGCGCTTGCGCAGCATGTCCGGTGTGATCTCGAACACTTCGTCCATGATCGGCGCCGGGCCTTTTTCCTCGGCCAGTGCCACGCCGGCCTCCCAGCCGGCAATGGCCATTTCGCGCGACACGGCGTCGGTGAATTCCAGCGACTGGGCGTCGCCGTAGCGCCGGCCGAGCATGGTCAGCGTGGAACCCAGACCCAGAAAGCCCATGCCGTGACGGCGCTTGCGGAAGATTTCGTCCCGCTGCTGCTGCAGCGGCAGGCCGTTGACCTCGACCACGTTGTCCAGCATGCGCGTGAACACGCGCACCACGTCGCGGTATTGGTCCCAGTCGAAACGCGCCTCGGGCGTGAACGGCGCCTCGACGAAGGTGGTGAGGTTGATCGAGCCCAGCAGGCAGGCGCCGTAGGGGGGCAAGGGCTGTTCGCCACAGTTGTGCGCGTAGAGGCCGTTGGCGTCGAAGGCGTTGATGCCGGGCACCTGCACGTCGTACACCGCGTGCACGCCGGCGTCGGTGATGCTCTCCACGCGGGCGGTGAAGCGCTCGCGGTTCAGGCTGCGGTGGTAGCGGGCCAGGGACTGATCCAGACGCGCGGCCTTGTCGCTGTCGGCAAAGCCGACGAGTTGCGCGAACACGGCCAGGTTCTCGCCGCTGATGGCCAGCTCATGCTGGGCCTGCGTGGCGTACTGCTGCTGGCCGCCCTTGCCGTCGGGCAGCAGCGTGCTACCTGCGGCGCGGCGGTTGCGATACAGCCGCGAGACGATGCCCAGGCGCAGCAGCATGCGCTGCGCGGCCTCCAGCTGCGGCAGGTCCGACTGTGCCAAACGCACGCTGACGCCCTTGTCGTGGCTGCCCTGAACCGAGCCGTCGGCATCGAACAGGCCACGCAGGAAGCCGCGCTGGAAGGCGCTGGAAGCCCGCTCCATGCGCGGGGTGATGCGCTTGTTACCGGGCGCCATGCCGACTTCGTTGGCCAGGTCCCGGATGGCGGCGGTGGACAGGCGGTGTTCGTTGCGGCCCGGCACTGCCGACCAGCCGGCGAAATCGGCACGGTGCGTGAGCGTTCGCGCGGCGGCCAGAGCCTCGGCCATCAATGCGCGCGTGCCGTGGGGCAATTCGCCCGGGGTACCGTTGGCTACGGCGGCAGGCTGCCACACGGACAGCACGGCCTTGTCAGCCTTGAGGGTGCCGTCCCCCATCAGCAGACCCAGCAGGTAGCCCTGCTCGCGGGTGTATTCGCCCGGCCATTGCGGCGCGGCACGGTGGTCGTGCAGCACCACGCGGTCACCCGCTTGCAGTTCACCGGCGGCGCACCATTCGGTCTCGCAGGCGTAACGTGTGAAACGCGACACGCGCAGCACGCGGTGATCGGCAGTCAGAGTCAGACCATAGCCTTCCGTGGTTTGCAGCCTGACCACCGGCTTGTCGGCAGTCTTGAAGAATCCCTCGGGGCCGGTGCTGTGATCCTGCCCGTTGACGCGCGCCAGGAAGGGCGTGCCGATCAGGTCTGCCACCTGGCGCGGGCCGGCCGCGGTCTGCACCCAGGTGTCGGCCGTCACGCAGGGGTTGGTGGCCCGGATGTTCTCGCAGAACCAGTTGTTGTTTTCCTCGTTGGCCTTGTCGACCAGGATGAAGCCCGGCTCGGCGTAGTCGTAGGTGGAGGTCATGATCAGGTCCCACAGCCGGCGCGCCTTGATGGTCTTGTAGACCCGGCAGGCGACCAGGCCCTGGTCGTTGACGATGTAGCCGCGGTGGGTGGGCCATTCGCGCCAGATGATGTTGTCGGCGCTGTGCACGTCGATGCCGTCGGCGGCGGCCTCGTGGCTGGCAACCGGGAAGGCGAGCTGCCAGTCGCTGCCGGCCTTGACCGCTTCGATGAACTCGCGAGTGACCAGCAGCGACAGGTTGAACTGGCGCAGGCGACCGTCCTCGCGCTTGGCGCGGATGAAATCCACCACGTCCGGGTGGCCGACGTCGAAGGTGGCCATCTGCGCGCCGCGCCGGCCGCCGGCCGACGACACGGTGAAGCACATCTTGTCGTAGATATCCATGAACGACAGCGGCCCGGAGGTGTACGAGCCGGCGCCGGTCACGTAGGCGCCGCGCGGACGCAGGGTGCTGAATTCGTAGCCGATTCCGCAGTTGTGGATCACCAGCAGGCCGGCGTTGCCGGCCAGATAGTTGTTGTGTTTCTCGACCGTGAAGTCGTAGAAGGTTTCGGGCAGATCCAGGCCGCGCTCGATGGCCTCGACCGGGCGCAGACAGCGGGCGAAGTCGATCAGCGGCGCAAGGGCCGGGAAGCGCTGCGCCCAACGATTCAGCCAGATGCGGCTGACGACTGCCTGGCGGTGGTAGCCGTGATAGAAGCCGAGCCGCTGACGTTCCTGGTGGCCAAGCTCGCCCTCCAGGGTGGCCAGCGCTGCGTGCAGGTCGGCTGGCATGACGTAACGGTCGTACTGACCGGCTTGGCTGGCGTGGTCCTGAATACGCTGGCGCTTGCCACTGTCGGCCATATAGGCCGCCAATGCGTCCAGGAAGGCCGAGTCGCTGATTTTCAGCATGGCGCCGCCGCTGTCGCGCACCGTGTGGCCGTTGTAGTCGTGCTCGCGCGGCTGGCGCACGGTGAGCCCGGCGTGGACACCGAACAGGCCAAGCAGGGCCTTCAATTCCGCGGCAAACACGGTGTTTTGCGTGGCCAGGGTGACGCTGCCACGCTCGCGGCAGACTGTGCCGTCGGTGTCGATCAGGCCGGCCAGGAATGGCAGGAAGTGGCGCTCGGGATGGCTCACGATCCAGTCCGGCACGCGCAGGTGGGCGGTCTTGGCGCCGACCTGCCAGTCGATCAGTTCAGCCGCCCGGCTGGCGGCGAAACTCGCCACGGCAAAGTCCCACACCGGCGTACCGTTGCGGGTGCTGGTGGCCACCACTTGCGCGCGGCTGCCGCAAAAGGCCTGAAAGAACGCGGCATAGCGCTCGACCACCTCG
This Immundisolibacter cernigliae DNA region includes the following protein-coding sequences:
- a CDS encoding NrdJb, with protein sequence MTIRIEKKITGYSVVGADEPARTSGPKTETPAAENAERQSAKVIQMHEKLERPETLRGTTYKIKTPLTEHALYLTINDIVLNAGTEHEHYRPFEIFINSKSMEHFQWIVALTRIVSAVFRKGGDITFLVEELKAVFDPRGGYFKKGGRYMPSLVAEIGDAIEQHLRTIGMLPDSELDARQLKLIEEKRSEYETRTGQAKTETDATYPDGAQLCYKCSTKAMIMMDGCLTCLNCGESKCG
- a CDS encoding LAGLIDADG family homing endonuclease → MNKVVAIHAAARNADVPVQPASLDIWDKKYRLKAKDGTVIDRTVDETYQRVARALADAEAPDLREHWYERFLWALRRGAIPAGRITSNAGALEHKPATSTINCTVSGTIEDSMDDILQKVHEAGLTLKAGCVAPDTWVFTDQGLVSAQQAVQGKHAQILAYDRSARRFQMRRIERHLTTHVPRADNIELRANGVALKTSIRHPVLVYRDGALSYQRADEVRMSDALVQHCFPWRADAQAQQEAWFAGAHLGDGSAYEKRHSYRPTRSAWQHRAAALGRRLVFKIRAAEREVVERYAAFFQAFCGSRAQVVATSTRNGTPVWDFAVASFAASRAAELIDWQVGAKTAHLRVPDWIVSHPERHFLPFLAGLIDTDGTVCRERGSVTLATQNTVFAAELKALLGLFGVHAGLTVRQPREHDYNGHTVRDSGGAMLKISDSAFLDALAAYMADSGKRQRIQDHASQAGQYDRYVMPADLHAALATLEGELGHQERQRLGFYHGYHRQAVVSRIWLNRWAQRFPALAPLIDFARCLRPVEAIERGLDLPETFYDFTVEKHNNYLAGNAGLLVIHNCGIGYEFSTLRPRGAYVTGAGSYTSGPLSFMDIYDKMCFTVSSAGGRRGAQMATFDVGHPDVVDFIRAKREDGRLRQFNLSLLVTREFIEAVKAGSDWQLAFPVASHEAAADGIDVHSADNIIWREWPTHRGYIVNDQGLVACRVYKTIKARRLWDLIMTSTYDYAEPGFILVDKANEENNNWFCENIRATNPCVTADTWVQTAAGPRQVADLIGTPFLARVNGQDHSTGPEGFFKTADKPVVRLQTTEGYGLTLTADHRVLRVSRFTRYACETEWCAAGELQAGDRVVLHDHRAAPQWPGEYTREQGYLLGLLMGDGTLKADKAVLSVWQPAAVANGTPGELPHGTRALMAEALAAARTLTHRADFAGWSAVPGRNEHRLSTAAIRDLANEVGMAPGNKRITPRMERASSAFQRGFLRGLFDADGSVQGSHDKGVSVRLAQSDLPQLEAAQRMLLRLGIVSRLYRNRRAAGSTLLPDGKGGQQQYATQAQHELAISGENLAVFAQLVGFADSDKAARLDQSLARYHRSLNRERFTARVESITDAGVHAVYDVQVPGINAFDANGLYAHNCGEQPLPPYGACLLGSINLTTFVEAPFTPEARFDWDQYRDVVRVFTRMLDNVVEVNGLPLQQQRDEIFRKRRHGMGFLGLGSTLTMLGRRYGDAQSLEFTDAVSREMAIAGWEAGVALAEEKGPAPIMDEVFEITPDMLRKRPELTADGHKLGDKLPGRVLLARYSRYMQRVGGVRPDLIEAIAQRGARFTHHSSIAPTGTISLSLANNASNGIEPSFAHHYFRNVIREGRKTKEKVDVFSYELLAYRHLVNPRAIPGSADPAEQLPDYFITAEDITPKAHVDIQAASQRWIDSSISKTANVPTDYPFEDFKNIYLYAYDQGLKGCTTFRFNPAAFQGVLVKEKDLENTTYRFELEDGTVIEAKGNEEIEYDGELHSAANLFDALKEGYYGKF